In a single window of the Mucilaginibacter defluvii genome:
- a CDS encoding family 16 glycoside hydrolase, with translation MTRKLLAILLALFSVNMAYAQSNKIDVDAATVLNKIPSTLYGSCIEDVNHEIYGGLYGQLLMGESFEEPASAVNYTYWKKSGGYWAADYEYSNPGISIVPGRRTRRMVARNDLDVEPDGSARLIYDAREINNGSIDVDMLLLQERGRGASVYVRTSKVGIGENSLNGYEIRLNRESGKLQLLKHRWNEELLAEKSVRFSGDGWNHLSIVFKGNVIYVALNAEKQVINFMDTNLPLTTGKVALGTAGSPVRFRNVTVAADGSRETLSLTYPADQKVSDRWDALQSKTVNAKFTLEQDGAYNGKAAQSVEIISGTGRAGVSNRGLNRWGVSVVKNEVLTGTCHFQTPDGTLPVTLALESADGKTVYARQEILVNGANWNSYKFSLKPIGTDTNARFSIFFERKGKLNIDQVTLFQSGERSYKGLPLRADIGNAIVSEGLTFLRYAGTMVNAHGYRFKKMIGERSLRPPFTGHWNEYSSNGFGIEDFIQFCEAAKITSAFAINIEETADDAADMVEYLNGDETTAWGKKRAQNGHPKPYAVKYIEIGNEEILFEGDNERVTDHYIERFLVLYDAIHHKDPSINVVCSAWWRPDSKNTEKVFKALDGKAAYWDYHVGGDDPKSGLEVDKQLTRMKQLFQTWNPDTKMKCAIFEENGGLHNMSRALGHATNLNAVRRHGDFLLTSCPANALQPYLQNDNGWDQGQIFFTPKQVWGMPPCHVQQLASKNHLPLRVKDKVEGNLDVTSTKREDGKTLILHVVNIDTTEKLTELSLNNFAGLKNEAEVWTISGALKDENTPGNPAAVSAKSASASINGNKMSYRFPANSYTVIKFQRDKSNSQ, from the coding sequence ATGACACGCAAACTTTTAGCGATACTGCTTGCCTTGTTCTCAGTCAACATGGCTTATGCGCAATCAAATAAAATTGATGTTGACGCAGCAACTGTTTTAAATAAAATACCTTCAACGCTTTATGGCTCATGTATTGAGGACGTAAACCACGAAATTTATGGTGGATTGTATGGTCAGCTGCTTATGGGCGAAAGTTTTGAAGAGCCTGCATCAGCTGTAAACTACACGTATTGGAAAAAATCGGGTGGATATTGGGCAGCCGATTACGAATACAGCAATCCGGGTATTTCCATAGTGCCGGGGCGCCGCACCCGGAGGATGGTTGCCAGAAACGACCTGGATGTTGAACCTGATGGAAGCGCCCGGTTGATTTACGATGCAAGGGAGATCAATAACGGTAGTATTGACGTCGATATGCTGTTGTTGCAGGAAAGAGGGCGTGGGGCAAGCGTTTACGTGCGGACATCAAAAGTGGGCATAGGAGAGAATTCGCTAAACGGCTACGAAATCAGGCTAAACAGAGAGTCGGGTAAGCTGCAATTGCTGAAGCACAGGTGGAATGAGGAGTTGCTAGCCGAGAAAAGCGTCCGTTTTTCAGGTGATGGCTGGAACCATCTGAGCATCGTATTTAAAGGCAATGTTATTTATGTAGCGCTTAACGCTGAAAAACAAGTAATTAATTTTATGGATACCAATTTGCCGTTAACAACCGGAAAGGTGGCTTTGGGTACCGCGGGCTCGCCTGTACGTTTCAGAAACGTAACAGTGGCCGCCGATGGAAGCAGAGAAACGCTTTCGCTTACATATCCTGCCGATCAAAAAGTAAGCGACCGCTGGGATGCTTTACAAAGTAAAACAGTTAATGCAAAGTTTACACTTGAGCAGGATGGGGCTTACAACGGTAAGGCTGCACAATCGGTTGAAATTATTTCAGGAACGGGTAGGGCGGGTGTTTCAAACCGGGGCTTAAACCGGTGGGGAGTATCTGTAGTGAAAAATGAAGTTTTAACCGGCACCTGCCACTTTCAAACCCCTGATGGTACTTTACCGGTAACACTGGCGTTAGAAAGCGCTGACGGAAAAACGGTTTATGCACGCCAGGAAATACTTGTTAACGGGGCAAACTGGAATAGTTACAAATTCTCGCTAAAACCAATCGGCACAGACACAAATGCCAGGTTTTCCATTTTTTTTGAGCGGAAAGGAAAACTGAATATCGACCAGGTGACCTTATTCCAATCCGGCGAAAGAAGCTACAAAGGCTTACCCCTACGGGCTGACATCGGCAATGCGATCGTATCAGAAGGCCTTACCTTTTTGCGTTATGCCGGTACAATGGTTAACGCGCATGGTTACCGTTTTAAAAAGATGATTGGCGAGCGAAGTTTAAGGCCGCCTTTTACGGGCCATTGGAACGAGTACAGCAGCAACGGCTTCGGAATTGAAGATTTTATTCAGTTTTGTGAAGCCGCTAAAATTACTTCGGCTTTTGCCATCAATATTGAAGAAACGGCTGATGATGCCGCCGATATGGTTGAATATTTAAACGGCGATGAAACTACCGCATGGGGCAAAAAACGCGCTCAAAACGGGCATCCTAAACCTTACGCAGTTAAATATATTGAAATTGGCAATGAGGAAATTCTTTTTGAAGGAGATAATGAAAGGGTAACAGACCATTACATCGAGCGTTTTTTGGTGCTCTACGATGCTATTCATCATAAAGATCCATCCATAAACGTGGTGTGTTCTGCCTGGTGGCGCCCCGACTCAAAAAATACTGAAAAGGTTTTCAAAGCGCTGGATGGTAAAGCCGCTTACTGGGACTATCATGTTGGCGGCGATGACCCAAAATCAGGCTTAGAAGTGGATAAGCAACTCACAAGAATGAAACAGCTTTTTCAAACCTGGAATCCGGATACGAAAATGAAATGCGCAATTTTTGAAGAGAATGGCGGGCTACACAACATGAGCCGAGCCTTGGGGCATGCCACCAATTTAAACGCGGTTAGAAGGCATGGCGACTTTCTTTTAACCTCTTGCCCGGCAAATGCCCTGCAACCTTACCTGCAAAATGATAATGGCTGGGATCAGGGGCAGATTTTCTTTACCCCGAAGCAGGTGTGGGGTATGCCGCCGTGTCATGTTCAGCAGTTGGCTTCAAAAAATCATCTGCCATTGCGTGTGAAAGATAAAGTTGAAGGAAACCTGGATGTAACATCAACCAAGAGAGAGGATGGTAAAACATTGATTTTGCATGTGGTCAATATTGACACGACAGAAAAATTGACCGAATTATCACTGAATAACTTTGCCGGGCTGAAAAATGAAGCCGAAGTATGGACGATCAGCGGAGCATTAAAAGATGAAAATACGCCCGGAAATCCGGCAGCTGTTTCGGCTAAAAGCGCTTCTGCCAGTATAAATGGTAATAAGATGAGCTATAGGTTTCCGGCTAACTCCTATACGGTTATAAAATTTCAAAGAGATAAGTCGAATTCCCAGTGA
- a CDS encoding Crp/Fnr family transcriptional regulator, whose product MEDMINLILQFGDLNKQQIDFLLSKVKMLELKKDDYLSEAGKVPRYVAFVLEGVFRFCYYNNKGEEITNYFVDEGNFVVDNEKFESQIVASEYVQAVTNCKVLVFNKKDWDDISNTIVGWDMTKANMVKKCLMLAMERRGSLVSEDATTRYLSFIEAFPNLTNRIPLSYVASYLGITQQSLSRIRKNIR is encoded by the coding sequence ATGGAAGACATGATCAATCTTATCCTGCAATTTGGTGACCTCAACAAACAACAGATCGACTTTTTGCTGAGCAAGGTGAAAATGCTTGAACTCAAAAAAGACGATTACCTGTCCGAAGCCGGGAAGGTGCCCCGCTATGTGGCATTTGTGCTGGAAGGCGTGTTCCGCTTTTGTTATTATAACAACAAAGGAGAAGAGATCACTAATTATTTTGTTGACGAAGGCAATTTCGTGGTTGATAACGAGAAGTTCGAGTCACAGATCGTCGCATCCGAATATGTACAGGCGGTTACCAACTGCAAAGTGCTTGTTTTTAATAAAAAAGATTGGGACGATATATCCAATACCATTGTGGGCTGGGATATGACGAAGGCCAACATGGTAAAAAAATGTCTGATGCTGGCTATGGAACGGCGCGGGTCCCTGGTGTCTGAAGATGCAACCACGCGTTACCTTTCATTTATTGAGGCATTCCCCAACCTCACCAACCGCATTCCGCTTTCTTACGTGGCCTCCTACTTGGGGATTACCCAGCAATCGCTGAGCCGTATCCGAAAAAATATTCGTTGA
- a CDS encoding alpha/beta hydrolase: MENTTNFKNVNGRDIFYVDFGRGTPVVLLHSTGGSGRDFIFQTSALVNAGFRVIIPDIAGHGATKLTSDEITLKDLVKDVWGLLDALEISDANFVGLSMGGMITLKAAVNRTQRVKKAVLINSSWNTDTEAFKKFLPAWKEKLTSGPGTTKWFNEGWKMLVNDAFSSSALGVQTFQIFLGNAAMSDGRSVATVLDSVSGVDLTGDLSEIRSPILMISGGDDPASEAMKALEHQLPRAKHFVIPGGRHMVNVDSAEKVNERLIHFLQH, encoded by the coding sequence ATGGAAAATACAACTAACTTTAAGAACGTAAACGGCCGGGATATTTTTTATGTAGATTTTGGCCGTGGCACGCCAGTGGTGCTGTTGCATAGCACGGGTGGATCAGGGCGCGACTTTATCTTTCAGACCTCCGCACTTGTAAATGCCGGTTTCAGGGTAATAATTCCGGATATCGCCGGTCACGGAGCTACCAAACTCACAAGCGATGAGATCACATTGAAGGACCTTGTAAAAGATGTATGGGGACTGCTTGACGCGCTCGAAATATCTGACGCGAATTTTGTTGGCCTTTCAATGGGCGGTATGATTACGCTAAAGGCAGCTGTTAACAGAACGCAACGAGTAAAAAAAGCCGTTCTGATCAATTCGTCATGGAATACGGATACCGAAGCTTTTAAAAAGTTTTTACCCGCGTGGAAGGAAAAACTAACTAGCGGGCCAGGAACCACCAAATGGTTTAATGAAGGTTGGAAAATGTTGGTTAATGATGCCTTTTCATCGTCAGCTCTTGGGGTGCAAACCTTCCAGATTTTCCTCGGCAATGCCGCGATGAGTGACGGCAGATCTGTTGCGACAGTTCTTGACAGCGTCAGCGGCGTCGACCTGACCGGTGATCTGAGCGAGATCAGGTCGCCCATACTCATGATCAGCGGTGGCGATGACCCGGCTTCAGAAGCGATGAAAGCTTTGGAACATCAATTGCCAAGAGCTAAACACTTCGTCATTCCCGGCGGAAGGCACATGGTTAACGTTGATTCGGCCGAAAAAGTAAATGAGCGTTTGATCCATTTTTTGCAGCACTAA
- a CDS encoding MarR family winged helix-turn-helix transcriptional regulator, which yields MDRKEMLLRLVSNFCDYEEQNTSGAELSFSDFIGYLNAQYNADTRPLRDVAGPEEAWLQEDRTTNIEISVLFIFLYRYAVFYGKKALDDSPLATLDEFSFMIVLMTYKQLSKTELINKLIIEKTSGIEVIKRLVKSGMLEEQKNPHDKRSILVALTPKGKRTVTDLLPKMKLVGEAVIGNLSELEVASLSYLLRKLDHFHNENYTQHRETGLEEILEVRSKKIKD from the coding sequence ATGGATAGGAAAGAGATGTTATTGAGGCTGGTTTCAAACTTTTGTGATTATGAAGAGCAAAATACTTCAGGAGCCGAGCTTTCTTTTTCTGATTTCATTGGTTACCTCAATGCACAATATAATGCTGATACAAGGCCGCTCCGCGATGTTGCCGGACCGGAAGAGGCATGGTTACAGGAAGATCGCACTACCAATATAGAGATCTCTGTACTTTTCATTTTTCTTTACCGGTATGCGGTTTTTTACGGTAAAAAAGCGCTTGATGATAGTCCGCTTGCAACGCTTGACGAATTTTCATTTATGATTGTTTTGATGACTTACAAGCAACTGTCAAAAACGGAACTGATTAACAAACTGATCATTGAAAAAACATCGGGTATTGAGGTCATTAAAAGATTGGTTAAGAGCGGCATGCTTGAGGAACAGAAAAACCCTCATGATAAACGTAGCATTTTAGTAGCGCTTACGCCCAAAGGCAAGCGAACGGTTACAGACCTGCTGCCTAAGATGAAGTTGGTTGGCGAAGCGGTTATCGGTAACTTGTCGGAACTTGAAGTAGCATCCCTATCATATCTACTTAGAAAGCTTGACCATTTTCATAATGAGAATTATACCCAGCACCGGGAAACAGGATTAGAAGAAATTCTGGAAGTGAGAAGCAAAAAGATTAAGGATTAA
- a CDS encoding VF530 family protein: MKQQQANNPLHGKTLESILNELVAHYGWPQLGARIRINCFNDNPSINSSLKFLRKTDWARKKVEDLYVSTSFDTK, encoded by the coding sequence GTGAAGCAACAACAAGCAAATAATCCCCTTCATGGTAAAACCTTAGAAAGTATTTTAAACGAACTGGTGGCGCATTATGGCTGGCCTCAACTGGGAGCCCGCATTCGCATAAATTGCTTTAACGATAACCCGAGCATCAACTCAAGCCTCAAGTTTCTCCGTAAAACCGACTGGGCAAGAAAAAAGGTGGAAGACCTTTACGTCTCCACCTCGTTTGATACTAAATAG
- a CDS encoding glycoside hydrolase family 127 protein: MTFFNRLLAVSVGFASLFSYNSFAQPVKRIVHPLEFSQVKIDDGFWSPKLKVWTKVTVYDVFDKLEGHYEPDRPDIIAEKKKLGRTRNAFMNFDLVAQGKKNIGVHDGPPWYDGLVYETIRGAADLLAEHPDPELEKKIDGYIDRIAAAQNADPDGYLNTYTTLTYTNKRWGANGGNDRWQHDLYNAGMLVEAAVHYYKATGKTKLLDVAVRFSNYMAKEMGPSPKKNIIPGHGGPEEALIKLYWLFKEKPELKKKMSVKVDEKEYFRLAKFWIENRGIHSDPDGSNKRENLGAYNQDSVQVFDQPTIEGHAVRATLLATGVASAALESKDPRYIQTANRFWDNMAGKKMFITGGEGAISYDEKFGPDYYLPESAYGETCAAISAGFFSTRMNELEGDGKYIDEFERVLYNNFLSGVSLSGDHFFYENPLIGNGNKRWAWHDCPCCPPMILKMIGILPQYIYGDDGEQLYVNLFIGSEADLKIKGQQVMIKQTTGYPWKGNVRLEINPQGNKSFAIKVRIPGWAEKKENAYDLYHSNVDGKPMLKVNGTLVPLTTTDGYATITRKWKKGDVVELSLPMAPRLVSPNEAVKTIENKLSIASGPIVYGFETIDNPDLGDYRLNPGIPLTLTYKPALLNGVNVISGQLTGKQGKPVNFTAIPFFALGNREPGSPYRIWLQQKN; this comes from the coding sequence ATGACTTTTTTTAACCGCCTTTTGGCCGTGTCTGTTGGCTTTGCCAGTTTATTTTCTTATAATTCTTTTGCACAACCGGTAAAGCGAATTGTACACCCGCTCGAATTTTCTCAGGTAAAAATAGATGACGGCTTTTGGAGCCCTAAGTTAAAGGTATGGACAAAAGTAACGGTTTACGATGTATTTGATAAACTGGAAGGGCATTATGAGCCGGACCGTCCGGATATTATTGCCGAAAAGAAGAAATTAGGTCGTACGCGTAACGCGTTTATGAATTTTGACCTTGTTGCTCAAGGAAAAAAAAACATTGGCGTTCATGACGGTCCGCCATGGTATGACGGGCTTGTTTACGAAACGATCAGGGGAGCGGCAGATTTGCTTGCAGAGCACCCGGATCCGGAGTTGGAAAAGAAAATAGACGGATATATTGACCGCATAGCTGCTGCGCAGAATGCGGACCCGGATGGGTATCTGAATACCTATACCACACTTACTTATACAAACAAGCGGTGGGGCGCTAACGGCGGGAATGACAGGTGGCAGCATGATCTGTACAATGCCGGAATGCTGGTTGAAGCAGCTGTGCACTACTACAAGGCAACCGGTAAAACCAAATTGCTTGACGTAGCGGTAAGGTTTAGTAATTATATGGCGAAGGAGATGGGTCCGAGCCCTAAGAAAAATATTATTCCCGGTCATGGTGGGCCGGAAGAGGCGCTGATCAAGCTTTACTGGCTGTTTAAGGAAAAACCGGAACTTAAAAAGAAAATGTCTGTTAAGGTTGATGAGAAGGAATATTTCCGGCTGGCCAAGTTCTGGATTGAAAATCGCGGTATTCACAGTGACCCGGACGGCAGCAATAAGAGAGAAAATTTGGGTGCCTACAACCAGGATAGCGTTCAGGTATTTGATCAGCCAACTATTGAAGGGCATGCCGTAAGGGCAACATTATTAGCAACCGGCGTGGCATCAGCTGCGCTTGAAAGTAAGGACCCGCGGTATATACAAACAGCTAACCGGTTTTGGGATAACATGGCCGGAAAAAAGATGTTTATTACAGGGGGGGAAGGGGCCATTTCATATGATGAGAAGTTTGGACCTGACTACTATCTTCCTGAATCTGCATACGGTGAAACGTGTGCGGCTATAAGCGCCGGTTTTTTTAGTACCCGGATGAATGAACTGGAAGGCGATGGAAAATACATTGATGAGTTTGAAAGGGTGCTTTACAATAATTTTCTTTCGGGCGTTTCGCTTTCGGGCGATCATTTTTTCTATGAAAACCCGCTGATAGGCAACGGTAATAAGCGCTGGGCATGGCATGATTGCCCTTGCTGCCCGCCTATGATTTTAAAAATGATCGGCATATTACCGCAGTATATCTATGGCGACGATGGAGAACAGCTTTACGTCAATCTGTTTATAGGCAGCGAGGCTGATCTGAAAATTAAGGGCCAGCAGGTGATGATCAAGCAAACAACCGGTTATCCTTGGAAAGGAAATGTTCGCCTGGAAATAAACCCGCAAGGGAACAAGAGCTTCGCTATTAAAGTGCGCATCCCGGGATGGGCCGAAAAAAAAGAAAATGCTTACGATCTGTACCACTCAAATGTAGACGGAAAACCAATGCTAAAAGTTAATGGTACACTTGTACCACTAACAACAACCGACGGATATGCCACGATAACACGCAAGTGGAAAAAAGGCGACGTGGTTGAATTAAGCTTGCCAATGGCGCCTCGCCTGGTTAGCCCTAATGAGGCAGTTAAAACCATAGAAAATAAGTTGTCAATAGCCTCGGGGCCGATAGTTTACGGCTTTGAAACTATTGATAATCCTGATCTGGGTGATTATAGATTAAATCCGGGTATCCCGTTAACGTTAACTTATAAGCCCGCGCTCCTGAACGGTGTTAACGTAATTAGCGGGCAGCTAACGGGTAAGCAAGGGAAACCCGTTAATTTCACTGCCATCCCATTTTTTGCATTGGGTAACAGGGAGCCGGGGTCGCCCTACAGAATTTGGCTACAGCAAAAAAACTGA
- a CDS encoding FAD-dependent monooxygenase, with protein sequence MKNALISGASIAGPTLAYWLNKAGYKVTIVERAKELRLGGQNIDVKGAAKEVTKKMGIYEEIEKSGTGEAGTHFVDPDNNFVATFEKGQLGGMTTNMEILRGDLVNILYNHTKDHVEYRFGDEIEKIADEGDKVHVIFKSGKQEDFALVFGADGQRSATRECVFTDEAELKYLGIYTSYVTIRKDPTDSDWARWYLASKSRNILLRPDNKGTTRASLNFLSPDRQYGRLTQQEKKVLLEKVFADAGWESKRIINDLKESNDVYLDSVTQVRMPKWYKGRVALVGDAAYCPTPLTGKGTALAMIGAYILAKELSVNTDHEAAFQAYDKKLRGYVEKTQKLPTGFIKLAYPSSELGVYLINKLESIIASKAFQTIAGLFTSEKNDEDDFELPEYK encoded by the coding sequence ATGAAAAACGCACTCATTTCCGGGGCCAGCATAGCTGGCCCAACCCTGGCCTACTGGCTCAACAAAGCCGGTTACAAGGTAACCATTGTTGAACGCGCTAAAGAACTACGACTGGGCGGTCAAAATATCGACGTCAAAGGGGCCGCGAAAGAGGTCACAAAAAAAATGGGGATTTATGAGGAGATCGAAAAATCAGGTACCGGTGAGGCCGGCACCCATTTCGTGGATCCAGACAATAATTTCGTAGCTACTTTTGAAAAAGGCCAGTTGGGTGGGATGACTACCAACATGGAAATACTGAGGGGCGACCTGGTCAACATCTTATATAATCATACCAAAGACCATGTGGAGTATCGTTTTGGGGACGAGATAGAGAAGATAGCGGATGAAGGCGATAAAGTTCATGTAATCTTTAAAAGCGGTAAGCAGGAAGATTTTGCACTGGTGTTTGGTGCAGACGGACAACGCTCGGCGACAAGGGAATGCGTTTTTACTGACGAGGCTGAACTGAAATACCTGGGAATTTATACCAGCTATGTTACCATACGCAAAGACCCCACTGATTCAGATTGGGCAAGGTGGTACCTGGCATCCAAATCAAGGAATATCTTACTCCGCCCGGATAACAAGGGCACAACAAGGGCATCGCTAAATTTTCTGTCTCCCGACCGCCAATACGGCAGGCTAACCCAGCAAGAAAAAAAAGTTTTACTGGAAAAGGTTTTTGCTGATGCGGGCTGGGAAAGTAAAAGAATAATTAACGACCTGAAAGAGAGCAACGACGTTTACTTAGACTCCGTAACACAAGTAAGGATGCCCAAATGGTACAAGGGACGGGTAGCATTAGTAGGAGACGCAGCTTACTGCCCAACGCCGCTTACAGGTAAAGGCACGGCGTTGGCCATGATCGGCGCGTACATACTGGCTAAAGAATTAAGCGTGAATACCGATCATGAAGCGGCATTTCAGGCGTATGATAAAAAATTAAGAGGCTATGTAGAGAAGACTCAAAAACTCCCTACCGGTTTCATTAAGCTCGCTTATCCATCAAGCGAGTTAGGTGTATACCTGATTAATAAATTGGAATCGATAATCGCGTCCAAAGCGTTTCAAACGATCGCCGGATTATTCACCTCAGAAAAAAATGACGAGGATGACTTTGAACTGCCGGAATACAAATAA
- a CDS encoding AraC family transcriptional regulator: MRVFRENIVNAENLIVIKEESFPYNEFPFHNHPEYEIIFIMESSGRRIVGDSITEFSAVDLCMFGSNLPHTFYTKGLSADKEAVKQVVIQFHENFLGPGFFERPTFAGIKDLFSRSARGIVFGDETIANLSVIIQKLVYKDPAGQIIGLLNILHALSQASDITLLSSPGFVNQINSSESTRMGNVYDYVLQNFKREISLDEVATIAYLSPAAFCRYFKKFTRKTLSEFILDLRIGYACKLLQSQSYPGISWVSVESGFNNISYFNRKFKVLKGETPMQYKRRFAMKKAW, encoded by the coding sequence ATGAGGGTATTCCGGGAAAATATTGTTAATGCCGAAAACTTGATCGTTATAAAAGAGGAATCATTCCCGTATAATGAGTTCCCGTTTCATAACCATCCCGAATATGAAATAATATTTATTATGGAGAGCAGCGGCCGAAGGATTGTTGGCGATAGCATCACCGAGTTTTCAGCGGTTGACCTGTGTATGTTTGGGAGCAACCTGCCTCATACATTTTACACCAAGGGCTTAAGCGCTGATAAGGAAGCCGTGAAACAGGTAGTTATTCAATTCCATGAAAATTTTCTTGGCCCCGGTTTTTTTGAAAGGCCAACCTTTGCAGGTATAAAAGATTTATTTTCACGTTCAGCACGTGGTATTGTATTTGGCGACGAAACAATAGCAAACCTGAGCGTCATTATCCAAAAGCTTGTTTATAAAGATCCGGCCGGCCAGATTATAGGCCTGTTAAACATATTACACGCTTTGTCGCAAGCGTCAGATATTACACTGTTAAGCAGTCCCGGTTTTGTTAATCAGATCAATTCCTCTGAATCCACAAGAATGGGGAATGTATATGATTATGTATTGCAAAATTTTAAGCGGGAAATTTCTTTAGACGAAGTGGCAACGATTGCTTATTTATCCCCGGCTGCGTTTTGCCGGTATTTTAAAAAGTTTACCCGGAAAACCTTATCAGAATTTATCCTCGACCTGCGCATAGGGTATGCCTGCAAGTTATTGCAGAGCCAGAGCTATCCGGGTATCTCTTGGGTGAGTGTAGAGTCCGGCTTTAACAATATTTCGTATTTCAACCGCAAATTTAAAGTTCTTAAAGGCGAAACGCCTATGCAGTATAAGCGGCGTTTTGCCATGAAAAAGGCCTGGTAG
- a CDS encoding Arm DNA-binding domain-containing protein translates to MVTYKVLLDTRRVKSDGTYAVQIIITYNRTTSTVNTGVFIKEKFWNKEQLNVSPSHPNAQLLNRNDCLLTF, encoded by the coding sequence ATGGTTACTTACAAAGTATTGCTTGATACCAGGCGAGTAAAATCCGATGGCACTTACGCTGTTCAAATCATAATTACTTACAACCGCACAACAAGTACTGTTAACACTGGCGTATTTATTAAAGAAAAGTTTTGGAACAAGGAGCAGCTTAATGTTTCACCCTCTCATCCGAACGCTCAACTTTTAAACAGAAATGATTGCCTCCTTACTTTCTGA
- a CDS encoding SDR family oxidoreductase yields the protein MSKKIVLITGTNSGFGWLTAHSVAALGHKVYATMRDTNGRNADKAAALGVVENVTVLDVTLTDDESVKQAVETILAKEGTIDVLVNNAGYGMTGVAESFTIADVHTTFDINVYAPWRLTKQVLPAMRKQADGLIINVSSGFGRVSFPFATIYAASKFALEGISEGLHYEVKRLGIDVAIVEPGAFPTEMQQKNNPASDQGVFEGYGAIAEIPNKMVAALTAEMQAKNPSPQQVADAIVQLIDTAKGTRPLRTVVDPITGQYIDAANQAITEQFAKGLTVFGMGELL from the coding sequence ATGAGCAAAAAGATCGTATTGATAACCGGAACTAACAGTGGTTTTGGATGGCTTACCGCCCATAGCGTAGCCGCCTTAGGGCACAAGGTGTACGCTACCATGCGCGATACAAATGGCCGCAATGCCGACAAAGCCGCGGCACTTGGAGTTGTGGAGAACGTAACCGTTTTGGACGTCACCCTGACCGACGACGAAAGCGTTAAGCAGGCTGTTGAAACTATTTTAGCTAAGGAAGGCACTATTGATGTGCTGGTTAACAATGCCGGCTACGGCATGACCGGTGTAGCGGAGAGCTTTACCATCGCTGATGTGCACACCACTTTTGATATCAATGTTTATGCTCCGTGGCGGTTGACAAAACAGGTGCTGCCCGCCATGCGCAAGCAGGCCGATGGACTGATCATTAACGTGTCCAGCGGCTTTGGGCGGGTATCGTTCCCCTTCGCTACTATTTATGCAGCTTCCAAATTTGCACTGGAAGGCATAAGTGAAGGCCTGCATTATGAGGTAAAGCGTTTAGGCATCGATGTGGCCATTGTGGAACCTGGTGCTTTTCCTACAGAAATGCAGCAAAAGAACAACCCCGCATCTGACCAGGGGGTATTTGAGGGTTATGGCGCTATTGCAGAAATACCCAACAAAATGGTGGCTGCGCTGACCGCTGAAATGCAAGCTAAGAATCCCAGCCCGCAGCAGGTTGCCGACGCGATCGTTCAATTGATCGACACTGCTAAAGGCACGCGTCCGTTACGCACTGTGGTTGACCCCATAACCGGGCAATACATTGATGCCGCCAACCAGGCCATAACCGAACAATTTGCCAAAGGCTTGACAGTGTTTGGAATGGGTGAGCTGTTGTAA